A genomic window from Sebastes fasciatus isolate fSebFas1 chromosome 7, fSebFas1.pri, whole genome shotgun sequence includes:
- the LOC141770691 gene encoding uncharacterized protein LOC141770691: MASPSPALPCSPVLSPSPALSCSPVLSPSPALPCSVCLMFSYSSASFRANGTCIRCSAFAALEARVSELETRFCTLASASSVVSQPLAGAHRPSLASASRPPATPEQPGGWVTVRRTHSRTLKPTVNHQPLHVSNRYSSLSDTPAEKPTLVIGSSILRYVKLAKPAAIVNCIPGARAGDIESVLKLLAKDKRKYSKIVIHVGGNDTRLRRSEVTKVNVQSVCAYAKTMSDSVVFSGPLPNLTSDDMYSRMKSFHSWLSWWCPANDVGFIDNWNPFWGIPGLIRRDGIHPTLGGAALLSRNLTKIVGGTNP; this comes from the coding sequence atggcttctccttctcctgctctcccctgctctcctgttctctctccttctcctgctctctcctgctctcctgttctctctccttctcctgctctcccctgctctgtgtgtcttatgtttagttattcatctgcctcctttagagctaatggtacatgtattaGGTGTAGTGCATTCGCTGCATTGGAGGCGAGGGTTAGCGAGTTAGAAACCCGGTTCTGCACTTTAGCTTCAGCTTCTTCTGTAGTTAGCCAGCCCCTAGCCGGTGCACACCGGCCAAGCTTAGCTTCTGCTAGCCGTCCCCCGGCAACCCCCGAGCAGCCGGGAGGCTGGGTGACTGTCCGAAGGACGCATAGTCGTACCCTGAAGCCCACGGTTAACCACCAACCACTTCACGTTTCTAACAGATATTCCTCTCTCAGCgacacacccgctgagaaaccaactctggttatcggCAGCTCCATTTTGCGGTACGTGAAGTTAGCGAAGCCAgctgccatagttaattgcatcccgggggccagagcgggcgacattgaatctgttttgaaactgctggctaaggataaacgtaaatacagtaagattgttattcacgtcggcggtaatgacacccggttacgtcgatcggaggtcactaaagttaatgtccaatcggtgtgtgcatatgcaaaaacaatgtcggactccgtagttttctctggtcccctccccaatttgaccagtgacgacatgtatagccgcatgaagtcattccacagctggctgtcgtggtggtgtccagcaaacgatgtgggcttcattgacaattggaaccctttctggggaattcctggtctgattaggagagacggcattcatcctactttgggtggtgcggctctcttatccagaaatctgaccaagattgttggtggaacaaatccatga
- the LOC141770852 gene encoding odorant receptor 131-2-like → MADNSSLVGVNSLQRQNRDRVIIVQILVMIFLCINMLLTVIFFTKECFYKTTRYILFTITLLSDSFILFMTDILLIFIYFQVTMPVWLCIIISVVVLLYLTVTPVTLTAMTLERYVAICMPLHHGELCSTHNTIYCILIIHGLSSVPCIVILSTFFASASLSFYTQHSVCSVEMFILYRWQDHVRSALYQFYFLIMCSIIVFSYVKIMKVAKAASGEDKKSTWKGLRTVILHAFQLLLCLIRLWCPFVEATVLQINLRLFIDVRYTNYIMFSLAPRCLSPLIYGIRDETFLHALKSYACSGFHKRNI, encoded by the coding sequence atGGCAGATAACAGCTCACTAGTTGGTGTTAACTCTTTACAGCGGCAGAACAGGGACCGGGTTATTATTGTGCAGATTCTGGTGATGATTTTTCTTTGCATCAACATGTTGCTCACTGTGATCTTTTTTACAAAGGAGTGCTTCTACAAAACTACACGCTACATCTTATTTACCATTACTCTACTGTCTGATAGCTTCATATTATTCATGACTGATATCCTGCTCATCTTTATCTATTTTCAAGTCACCATGCCAGTTTGGTTATGCATCATTATCTCTGTTGTGGTACTTCTGTATCTTACAGTCACACCAGTTACTCTGACAGCAATGACCCTGGAGCGCTACGTAGCCATTTGCATGCCCCTGCACCATGGAGAGCTGTGCTCCACTCACAACACTATTTATTGTATCCTCATCATTCACGGCCTCAGCTCTGTACCCTGTATTGTTATTCTCTCCACCTTCTTTGCATCAGCCTCTCTTAGCTTTTACACACAGCATAGTGTATGTTCTGTGGAGATGTTCATTTTGTACAGATGGCAGGATCATGTTAGGTCAGCTCTATATCAGTTTTACTTCTTGATTATGTGTTCCATCATTGTATTCTCCTATGTTAAAATAATGAAAGTGGCCAAAGCTGCATCAGGAGAGGATAAAAAGTCAACATGGAAAGGGCTCAGAACGGTAATTCTTCATGCTTTCCAGCTGCTGCTCTGTCTCATCCGTCTGTGGTGTCCATTTGTTGAAGCAACTGTACTTCAGATTAATTTAAGATTATTTATTGATGTCAGGTACACTAACTACATAATGTTTAGTCTAGCTCCAAGATGTCTGAGTCCTCTCATTTATGGCATCAGGGATGAAACATTTTTGCATGCACTGAAAAGCTATGCCTGCTCTGGCTTTCACAAAAGAAATATTTGa
- the LOC141770853 gene encoding LOW QUALITY PROTEIN: odorant receptor 131-2-like (The sequence of the model RefSeq protein was modified relative to this genomic sequence to represent the inferred CDS: inserted 1 base in 1 codon) has protein sequence MYLTVTPVTLTAMTLERYVAICMPLHHGELCSTHNTIYCILIIHGLSSVPCIVILSTFFASASLSFYTQHSVCSVEMFILYRWQDHVRSALYQFYFLIMCSIIVFSYVKIMKVAKAASGEIRKSTWKGLRTVILXFLKINLRLFIDVRYTNYIMFSLAPRCLSPLIYGLRDEKFFHALKNVAFFGLYKRNV, from the exons ATGTATCTTACAGTCACACCAGTTACTCTGACAGCAATGACCCTGGAGCGCTACGTAGCCATTTGCATGCCCCTGCACCATGGAGAGCTGTGCTCCACTCACAACACTATTTATTGTATCCTCATCATTCACGGCCTCAGCTCTGTACCCTGTATTGTTATTCTCTCCACCTTCTTTGCATCAGCCTCTCTTAGCTTTTACACACAGCATAGTGTATGTTCTGTGGAGATGTTCATTTTGTACAGATGGCAGGATCATGTTAGGTCAGCTCTATATCAGTTTTACTTCTTGATTATGTGTTCCATCATTGTATTCTCCTATGTTAAAATAATGAAAGTGGCCAAAGCTGCATCAGGAGAGATTAGAAAGTCAACATGGAAAGGGCTCAGAACGGTAATTC GATTCTtgaagattaatttaagatTATTTATTGATGTCCGGTACACTAACTACATAATGTTTAGTCTTGCTCCAAGATGTCTGAGTCCTCTCATTTATGGCCTCAGGGATGAAAAATTTTTTCACGCACTGAAAAACGTTGCTTTCTTTGGCTTGTATAAAAGAAATGTTTGa
- the LOC141770854 gene encoding odorant receptor 131-2-like, with amino-acid sequence MADNSSLVGGKSLLRQINDRVIIVQILVMIFLCINMLLTVIFFTKECFYKTTCYILFTITLLSDSFILFMTDILLIMTYFQVTMPVWLCIIISVVLLLYFTVTPVTLTAMTLERYIAICMPLHHGELCSTHNTIYCILIIHGLSSVPCIVILSTFFASASLSFYTQHSVCSVEMFILYRWQDHVRSALYQFYFLIMCSIIVFSYVKIMKVAKAASGEDKKSTWKGLRTIILHAFQLLLCLIRLWCPFVEAAVLQINLRLFIDVRYTNYIMFSLAPRCLSPLIYGIRDETLLHALKSYACSGFHKRNI; translated from the coding sequence ATGGCAGATAACAGCTCACTGGTTGGTGGTAAGTCTTTACTGCGGCAGATCAATGACCGGGTTATTATTGTGCAGATTCTGGTGATGATTTTTCTTTGCATCAACATGTTGCTCACTGTGATCTTTTTTACAAAGGAGTGCTTCTACAAAACTACATGCTACATCTTATTTACCATTACTTTACTGTCTGATAGCTTCATATTATTCATGACTGATATCCTGCTCATCATGACCTATTTTCAAGTCACCATGCCTGTTTGGTTATGCATCATTATCTCTGTTGTGCTACTTCTGTATTTTACAGTCACACCAGTTACTCTGACAGCAATGACCCTAGAGCGCTACATAGCCATTTGCATGCCCCTGCACCATGGAGAGCTGTGCTCCACTCACAACACTATTTATTGTATCCTCATCATTCACGGCCTCAGCTCTGTACCCTGTATTGTTATTCTCTCCACCTTCTTTGCATCAGCCTCTCTTAGCTTTTACACACAGCATAGTGTATGTTCTGTGGAGATGTTCATTTTGTACAGATGGCAGGATCATGTTAGGTCAGCTCTATATCAGTTTTACTTCTTGATTATGTGTTCCATCATTGTATTCTCCTATGTTAAAATAATGAAAGTGGCCAAAGCTGCATCAGGAGAGGATAAAAAGTCAACATGGAAAGGGCTCAGAACGATAATTCTTCATGCTTTCCAGCTGCTGCTCTGTCTCATCCGTCTGTGGTGTCCATTTGTTGAAGCGGCTGTACTTCAGATTAATTTAAGATTATTTATTGATGTCAGGTACACTAACTACATAATGTTTAGTCTAGCTCCAAGATGTCTGAGTCCTCTCATTTATGGCATCAGGGATGAAACATTGTTGCATGCACTGAAAAGCTATGCCTGCTCTGGCTTTCACAAAAGAAATATTTGa
- the LOC141770692 gene encoding diablo IAP-binding mitochondrial protein-like isoform X2: MQAVGQCSVCASRAAGGFLRNQTDISLLRTNKSVLRRGAACIRFLRSESVLFSSRKPGVQKLGEQTDTAHMSIAPLSVGRGCYASSFTQQMENLSHDSLIRRAASLVTDSSSTFLSQTSLALINALTDYSKAVHTRIAVQRQYLASVGKLTPAEEDSFLEVINGQRAEVSVRLHECKRFESTWINAVNLCKMAAEAAHSSGAEQGSITVRTNIQVAQSQVGEARKLSADADKKLAETKVEEIQRMAEYASFLEDGAEREVHEAYLRED, translated from the exons ATGCAAGCTGTTGgtcagtgttcagtgtgtgcCAGCCGTGCTGCCGGAGGATTTCTGCGAAATCAGACAGACATTTCACTGCTGCGGACCAACAAGAGTGTGCTCAGGAGAGGAGCAGCCTGTATCCGTTTCCTAAG ATCTGAGAGTGTCCTATTCAGCAGCAGGAAGCCTGGAGTCCAGAAGTTGGGTGAACAGACAGATACTGCACACATGAgcatagcacctttaagtgttGGCCGTGGGTGCTATGCTAGCTCCTTTACACAG CAAATGGAAAACCTCTCTCATGACTCCCTGATCAGAAGAGCAGCCTCATTGGTTACAGACAGTTCAAGTACTTTCCTCTCCCAGACCTCCTTGGCTCTCATAAATGCCCTTACAGACTACTCAAAG GCTGTGCACACACGCATTGCTGTCCAAAGACAGTATTTAGCCTCAGTGGGAAAACTGACCCCAGCAGAAGAGGATTCGTTCCTGGAGGTGATCAATGGCCAGCGTGCAGAG GTTAGTGTCAGATTACATGAATGCAAACGCTTTGAGTCAACCTGGATCAACGCTGTCAACTTGTGTAAAATGGCAGCTGAGGCAGCACACTCTTCAG GAGCCGAGCAGGGTTCCATCACAGTAAGGACAAACATTCAGGTGGCCCAGTCGCAGGTGGGGGAAGCTCGGAAACTGTCAGCGGATGCAGATAAGAAGTTGGCCGAGACTAAAGTAGAAGAGATCCAAAGGATGGCAGAATATGCTTCCTTTCTGGAGGATGGCGCAGAGCGTGAGGTGCATGAGGCTTATCTACGAGAGGACTAA
- the LOC141770692 gene encoding diablo IAP-binding mitochondrial protein-like isoform X1, with protein sequence MQAVGQCSVCASRAAGGFLRNQTDISLLRTNKSVLRRGAACIRFLSRSESVLFSSRKPGVQKLGEQTDTAHMSIAPLSVGRGCYASSFTQQMENLSHDSLIRRAASLVTDSSSTFLSQTSLALINALTDYSKAVHTRIAVQRQYLASVGKLTPAEEDSFLEVINGQRAEVSVRLHECKRFESTWINAVNLCKMAAEAAHSSGAEQGSITVRTNIQVAQSQVGEARKLSADADKKLAETKVEEIQRMAEYASFLEDGAEREVHEAYLRED encoded by the exons ATGCAAGCTGTTGgtcagtgttcagtgtgtgcCAGCCGTGCTGCCGGAGGATTTCTGCGAAATCAGACAGACATTTCACTGCTGCGGACCAACAAGAGTGTGCTCAGGAGAGGAGCAGCCTGTATCCGTTTCCTAAG CAGATCTGAGAGTGTCCTATTCAGCAGCAGGAAGCCTGGAGTCCAGAAGTTGGGTGAACAGACAGATACTGCACACATGAgcatagcacctttaagtgttGGCCGTGGGTGCTATGCTAGCTCCTTTACACAG CAAATGGAAAACCTCTCTCATGACTCCCTGATCAGAAGAGCAGCCTCATTGGTTACAGACAGTTCAAGTACTTTCCTCTCCCAGACCTCCTTGGCTCTCATAAATGCCCTTACAGACTACTCAAAG GCTGTGCACACACGCATTGCTGTCCAAAGACAGTATTTAGCCTCAGTGGGAAAACTGACCCCAGCAGAAGAGGATTCGTTCCTGGAGGTGATCAATGGCCAGCGTGCAGAG GTTAGTGTCAGATTACATGAATGCAAACGCTTTGAGTCAACCTGGATCAACGCTGTCAACTTGTGTAAAATGGCAGCTGAGGCAGCACACTCTTCAG GAGCCGAGCAGGGTTCCATCACAGTAAGGACAAACATTCAGGTGGCCCAGTCGCAGGTGGGGGAAGCTCGGAAACTGTCAGCGGATGCAGATAAGAAGTTGGCCGAGACTAAAGTAGAAGAGATCCAAAGGATGGCAGAATATGCTTCCTTTCTGGAGGATGGCGCAGAGCGTGAGGTGCATGAGGCTTATCTACGAGAGGACTAA